The Macaca thibetana thibetana isolate TM-01 chromosome 19, ASM2454274v1, whole genome shotgun sequence genome has a segment encoding these proteins:
- the NR2C2AP gene encoding nuclear receptor 2C2-associated protein, whose amino-acid sequence MTHSLVCPETVSRVSSVLNRNTRQFGKKHLFDQDEETCWNSDQGPSQWVTLEFPQLIRVSQLQIQFQGGFSSRRGCLEGSQGSQALRKIADFYPEDSNSLQTFPMPAAEVDRLKVTFEDATDFFGRVVIYHLRVLGEKGTNKDPYRDLHYRAKLGEPRPHPRNLNFP is encoded by the exons ATGACCCATTCTTTGGTTTGTCCAGAGACAGTGAGCAG GGTGAGTTCGGTGCTGAATCGCAACACCCGGCAGTTTGGAAAAAAACATCTTTTCGACCAGGATGAGGAGACATGTTGGAACTCAGACCAG GGCCCCTCCCAGTGGGTGACACTGGAGTTTCCCCAGCTCATCCGTGTCTCCCAGCTGCAGATCCAGTTTCAGGGTGGCTTCTCCAGTCGCCGGGGCTGCCTGGAAG GTTCACAGGGCAGTCAGGCTCTCCGCAAGATTGCAGATTTCTACCCTGAGGACAGCAACTCACTTCAG ACTTTCCCCATGCCAGCTGCTGAAGTGGACCGGCTGAAGGTGACATTTGAGGATGCCACTGACTTTTTTGGCCGTGTGGTCATCTACCACCTGCGGGTGCTTGGGGAGAAG GGAACAAACAAGGACCCCTACAGAGACCTGCATTACAGAGCAAAGCTGGGAGAACCTAGGCCCCATCCCAGGAACCTCAACTTCCCCTAA